A portion of the Dethiosulfovibrio faecalis genome contains these proteins:
- a CDS encoding anaerobic ribonucleoside-triphosphate reductase activating protein: MIIGGIRKTTLIDYPGRIASMIFTRGCTFACPWCHNGGLLDQGDGLDEEDIFDFLKRRIKIIDGLVISGGEPTVHEDLPRFISEVRKMGLPIKLDTNGSLPDRLEPLLDEKLIDYVAMDVKAPLEDYASVAGVGGFEEAIVRSIEIIMKKARDYEFRTTFVPGLHDESSAEGIGQLVKGAKVHYLQYFRPVGTILDPGYRDKRRCTEEELDKYADIIGRYVEKAVCRI, translated from the coding sequence TTGATAATCGGAGGGATAAGGAAGACCACTCTAATAGACTATCCCGGACGGATAGCCTCCATGATATTCACCAGAGGCTGTACCTTCGCCTGCCCATGGTGCCATAACGGTGGTCTTCTCGATCAGGGGGACGGGCTGGACGAGGAAGATATATTCGACTTCCTGAAGCGCAGAATAAAAATCATAGACGGCCTGGTGATCTCCGGCGGAGAACCGACCGTCCACGAGGATCTGCCCCGCTTCATATCGGAGGTCAGGAAGATGGGGCTTCCGATAAAACTGGACACTAACGGCAGTCTGCCAGATCGCCTAGAACCCCTGTTGGACGAAAAACTGATCGACTACGTCGCCATGGACGTGAAAGCCCCCCTGGAAGACTACGCCTCTGTTGCGGGAGTCGGAGGGTTCGAGGAGGCGATAGTCCGCAGCATAGAGATCATCATGAAAAAAGCCCGGGATTACGAGTTCAGAACGACCTTCGTACCGGGATTGCACGACGAGAGCTCGGCGGAAGGAATCGGCCAACTGGTGAAAGGGGCAAAAGTCCACTACCTACAGTATTTCAGGCCCGTAGGAACGATCCTCGACCCCGGATACAGGGACAAAAGGAGGTGCACCGAGGAAGAACTTGATAAATACGCCGACATAATCGGACGATACGTGGAGAAAGCGGTATGCAGAATCTGA
- a CDS encoding glycosyltransferase family 4 protein: MRKNLKILHVLSQLPEYTGSGHYVQALLAESIKKGHRCFLLSAGSDRWSQRGQELPYIERGNRVVVPFESRRLPFPIPGMSDVMPYEHSRFGELTDRQMELYEEAFREALIHGVKTFSPDLIHCHHLWLLTSMTRRLFPEIPVIATSHGSDLRQMRNLPRFRAKVLEGCANLNRVLALSAPQKEEIQEIYGIPSDRISVVGGGYNSNLFTLQEKPEVPPVTIMYGGKISSEKGIPWLARSLGKVYLPWRLIVAGKGTGQDGKKCVEMLEALGSRVELVGQVPPSKMAALMGKSHVFVLPSLHEGLPLVLLEALACGCRVVATALPGVLEMAVGIAPSALETVPMKVSPATVWDPGQESLSNMVLALERQIGRTLKEKSPSIPQERLKSYTWESVFEKTEKGYFTALEETSPL; encoded by the coding sequence ATGAGAAAAAATCTCAAAATTCTTCACGTGTTATCGCAGTTACCGGAATACACCGGAAGCGGACATTACGTTCAGGCACTTCTGGCGGAGAGCATAAAAAAAGGACACCGATGCTTTCTCCTGTCGGCGGGAAGCGATCGATGGTCTCAGAGAGGACAAGAGCTCCCTTACATCGAGAGGGGGAATCGAGTGGTCGTTCCCTTCGAATCGAGACGGCTTCCGTTTCCAATTCCCGGCATGAGCGATGTAATGCCCTACGAACACAGTAGATTCGGAGAGCTTACGGACAGACAGATGGAGCTTTACGAAGAGGCCTTCCGAGAAGCTCTGATCCACGGTGTAAAAACTTTCTCCCCGGACCTGATACACTGTCACCATCTGTGGTTGTTGACGTCCATGACCAGACGTCTTTTCCCGGAAATTCCGGTAATCGCCACCAGCCACGGAAGTGACCTGAGACAGATGAGAAATCTTCCGCGTTTCAGAGCAAAGGTCCTCGAAGGTTGTGCCAATTTGAACCGGGTTCTGGCTCTGAGCGCACCTCAAAAGGAGGAGATACAGGAGATATACGGCATCCCTTCCGATCGAATATCGGTCGTCGGAGGGGGGTATAACTCCAACCTGTTCACCTTGCAGGAAAAGCCGGAAGTTCCACCCGTCACCATTATGTACGGCGGAAAAATCTCGTCGGAAAAGGGGATACCCTGGTTGGCTCGCTCTCTGGGAAAGGTGTACCTGCCATGGAGATTGATCGTTGCAGGAAAGGGGACGGGACAGGACGGCAAAAAATGCGTCGAGATGCTTGAGGCCTTGGGCTCCAGGGTCGAGCTGGTGGGGCAGGTTCCCCCGTCGAAGATGGCGGCCTTGATGGGAAAATCCCACGTGTTCGTTCTGCCGTCCCTTCACGAGGGGCTGCCCCTGGTGTTGCTGGAGGCCCTGGCCTGCGGATGTAGAGTCGTCGCCACAGCCCTGCCGGGAGTTCTGGAAATGGCGGTGGGAATCGCACCCTCTGCCCTGGAGACCGTGCCTATGAAGGTATCGCCCGCCACCGTGTGGGACCCCGGCCAGGAATCGCTATCCAACATGGTTTTAGCTCTGGAGAGACAGATTGGGAGAACCCTGAAAGAAAAATCTCCGTCCATACCCCAGGAAAGGCTGAAAAGCTACACCTGGGAATCGGTCTTCGAAAAAACAGAAAAAGGTTATTTTACGGCTCTGGAGGAGACTTCCCCGCTATAG
- a CDS encoding ribonucleoside triphosphate reductase has product MVGYIRKRDGREVPFEKDRIRKAVMKAAAAVDIHDQKIGEAVTRQAESYLDIFFNHEGSPSVEQVQDLVEKILIEKGHADIAKAYILYRQQHSRLRDTRQLLGGAVEMVGQYLHKLDWKVNENSNMSYSLQGLNNYIASEITAQYWLNEIYPPSIREHHVSGDFHIHDLSNLSVYCCGWDLQDLLMNGFTGVSTKIGSRPPKHFRSALGQIVNFFYTLQGEAAGAQAFSNFDTYLAPFVQADGLSYKNVRQALQEFVFNLNVPTRVGFQTPFTNITMDLTPPSSLRNLPAIIGGRLCDRKLGEFQREMDMINRAFADVMLDGDARGKVFTFPIPTYNITTEFDWDNETLEPIWEMTAKYGIPYFSNFINSDMSPDDARSMCCRLRLDNRELRKRGGGLFGSNPMTGSIGVVTLNMARIGYLAKDEEDFTKRVYDLMDSARESLEIKRKVLESLTESNLYPYSKFYLRTVKEDSGRYWNNHFNTIGLNGMNEAMLNFLGKDLTDREAIECSRRIMNAMKDRMADYQADKESLYNLEATPAEGVTYRFAKADRDLFGNRIKCANHEATVAGSNPYYTNSSQLPVNATDDIFDALDLQDELQTVYTGGTVFHGFLGERLPNGDGAKKLVRRIAENYRLPYFTVTPTFSVCPIHGYIAGEHEFCPLCAAEAEMEREEVTSS; this is encoded by the coding sequence ATGGTCGGGTACATTCGCAAAAGAGACGGCAGAGAGGTTCCCTTCGAGAAAGATCGGATCCGCAAAGCCGTCATGAAGGCCGCCGCAGCCGTCGACATACATGACCAGAAAATAGGAGAGGCGGTGACCCGACAGGCCGAGTCGTACCTGGACATATTCTTCAACCATGAAGGGTCTCCTTCGGTCGAACAGGTGCAGGACCTGGTCGAGAAGATCCTCATAGAAAAGGGACACGCTGACATAGCCAAGGCCTACATTCTCTACAGACAACAGCACTCCAGATTGAGAGATACAAGACAGCTCCTGGGGGGAGCCGTAGAGATGGTCGGTCAGTACCTGCACAAACTGGACTGGAAGGTGAACGAGAACAGCAACATGAGCTACTCCCTTCAGGGACTCAACAACTATATAGCCTCGGAGATCACCGCCCAATACTGGCTCAACGAGATATACCCGCCCTCCATCAGGGAACATCACGTATCGGGAGATTTCCACATTCACGACCTGAGCAACCTATCGGTATACTGTTGCGGTTGGGATCTACAGGACCTTCTGATGAACGGGTTCACCGGAGTGAGCACCAAGATAGGGAGCCGACCTCCAAAACATTTCAGAAGCGCCCTAGGACAGATAGTCAACTTCTTCTACACATTACAGGGCGAGGCCGCAGGGGCTCAGGCCTTCTCCAACTTCGACACCTACCTGGCCCCGTTCGTACAAGCCGACGGACTGTCCTACAAAAACGTGAGACAGGCGTTGCAGGAATTCGTCTTCAACCTCAACGTTCCCACCAGAGTAGGGTTCCAGACGCCTTTTACCAACATAACCATGGACCTCACGCCTCCGAGCTCCCTGAGGAACCTTCCCGCCATAATTGGAGGGCGCCTCTGCGACAGGAAACTGGGAGAATTCCAGAGAGAGATGGACATGATAAACCGGGCCTTCGCCGATGTGATGCTGGACGGCGACGCCAGGGGCAAGGTGTTCACCTTCCCCATACCTACCTACAACATCACCACCGAGTTCGACTGGGACAACGAAACCCTGGAGCCAATATGGGAAATGACCGCCAAGTACGGCATCCCCTACTTCTCCAATTTCATAAACTCGGACATGAGCCCCGACGACGCCAGGTCGATGTGTTGCAGACTCAGACTGGACAACAGAGAGCTTCGCAAAAGAGGAGGTGGGCTCTTCGGCTCCAATCCCATGACGGGATCCATAGGGGTAGTCACGTTGAACATGGCCAGAATAGGCTACCTGGCAAAGGACGAAGAGGACTTCACGAAACGGGTGTACGACCTGATGGATTCGGCCAGGGAAAGCCTGGAGATAAAGAGAAAGGTGCTGGAAAGCCTAACCGAATCCAACCTGTACCCCTACTCCAAGTTCTATCTCAGGACGGTGAAGGAGGACTCGGGAAGATACTGGAACAACCACTTCAACACCATAGGGCTCAACGGGATGAACGAGGCCATGCTGAACTTCCTTGGGAAGGACCTCACCGACCGTGAAGCGATCGAATGTTCGAGACGAATCATGAACGCCATGAAGGACAGAATGGCCGATTATCAGGCAGATAAAGAGTCTCTGTACAACCTGGAGGCGACCCCTGCGGAAGGGGTGACCTATCGATTCGCCAAGGCTGATAGAGACCTGTTCGGAAACAGGATAAAATGTGCCAATCACGAGGCGACCGTGGCGGGATCCAACCCCTACTACACGAACTCGTCCCAGCTCCCGGTAAACGCCACGGACGATATATTCGACGCCCTGGACCTCCAGGACGAGCTCCAGACCGTCTACACCGGGGGAACCGTATTCCACGGCTTCCTGGGGGAGAGGCTCCCGAACGGAGATGGAGCTAAGAAGCTAGTCCGTAGAATCGCCGAAAACTATAGGCTACCCTATTTCACAGTCACGCCGACCTTCAGCGTCTGCCCCATACACGGCTATATAGCGGGAGAACACGAATTTTGTCCCCTCTGTGCGGCCGAGGCCGAGATGGAGAGGGAAGAAGTGACCTCGTCTTGA
- a CDS encoding sensor histidine kinase, translating to MDQNSINRIDRIFTDVTGILSEGFDELTQIRMDEYEAYLAFRKEFGSVQKQVEEVVEACEKCGRECRKARYELVSAVKGNLEDDEKEVYFRVEHLMKLHGSLEERERSLRAMRDHLAREIRHKEVMLKRTEDLGSRFRMAMEIIDSGKQLETPEQHGILAAAIAMAERESAHMARDLHDGPAQKFADAVMSTELAERYISERSYDEALNEICNLKEVLFESEKDVRAVLHQLTPPGLDQGLDVAIGRLTERLSERHGVDIAVSAEGMGWKIPLYMRANIFKILYQGMINALRNGKASKISLRISVGEENFRALLSDDGIGFDVEAARMEADRRGSYGLRSMNERAELAGGSLSIESSPGRGTIVRLTVPLRGGEDL from the coding sequence ATGGATCAAAACTCGATCAATCGAATCGACCGTATCTTTACCGACGTGACCGGTATACTCTCGGAAGGTTTTGACGAGTTGACCCAAATCCGAATGGATGAGTACGAGGCCTATCTGGCCTTCCGCAAGGAATTCGGATCGGTTCAAAAACAGGTGGAGGAAGTGGTAGAGGCCTGTGAAAAATGTGGTCGAGAGTGTAGAAAAGCCAGATACGAGCTCGTATCTGCGGTTAAGGGGAACCTAGAAGACGACGAAAAAGAGGTCTACTTTCGAGTGGAGCACTTGATGAAACTTCACGGTAGCCTGGAGGAGAGGGAGAGAAGCCTCCGCGCCATGAGAGACCATCTGGCTAGGGAAATACGACACAAGGAAGTCATGCTGAAGAGGACCGAGGATCTGGGGTCTCGTTTCCGGATGGCAATGGAGATAATAGACAGTGGGAAGCAGCTGGAGACCCCGGAGCAGCATGGGATACTGGCGGCGGCGATCGCTATGGCGGAGAGGGAAAGCGCCCATATGGCCAGGGATCTCCACGATGGACCGGCTCAAAAATTCGCCGACGCCGTTATGAGTACCGAACTGGCGGAGCGTTATATCTCCGAGAGGTCTTACGATGAGGCGCTTAATGAGATCTGCAACCTGAAGGAGGTCCTCTTCGAGTCGGAGAAAGACGTGAGGGCCGTTCTGCATCAGCTCACTCCTCCTGGACTCGATCAGGGGTTGGACGTGGCCATAGGAAGACTGACGGAGAGGCTTTCCGAGAGACACGGAGTAGATATCGCGGTCTCGGCCGAGGGGATGGGGTGGAAAATACCTCTCTACATGAGAGCCAACATCTTTAAGATACTCTATCAGGGGATGATAAACGCTCTTAGGAATGGCAAGGCGTCCAAGATATCGCTTCGAATCTCGGTGGGAGAGGAGAACTTTAGGGCCCTGCTTTCCGACGACGGGATAGGGTTCGACGTTGAAGCTGCTAGGATGGAGGCGGACAGGAGGGGGTCTTACGGTTTGAGGAGCATGAACGAAAGAGCGGAGCTCGCGGGAGGATCTTTGTCTATAGAAAGCTCTCCCGGGCGGGGTACGATCGTACGGTTGACGGTTCCTCTCAGAGGAGGTGAAGATCTGTGA
- the nrdD gene encoding anaerobic ribonucleoside-triphosphate reductase encodes MEKGKTRCEVYSRVVGFLSPVSQWNKGKKEEFKDRITFDESAGNGLSKNN; translated from the coding sequence ATGGAAAAAGGCAAGACGAGATGCGAGGTATATTCGAGGGTCGTGGGTTTTCTCTCCCCGGTATCCCAATGGAATAAAGGCAAAAAAGAGGAGTTCAAAGACAGGATCACCTTTGACGAATCGGCCGGCAACGGCCTATCGAAAAATAACTAG
- a CDS encoding alanine racemase — MRNFSIADTPSLMVDIEVLENNLEDMQRKADSFGVKLRPHVKTHRSVDLAKMQIERGASGITVAKLTEAGVMAEGGIDDIFVANEIVGDIKLERLAEIRRNVRRIAVAVDHRDHISILNGRFDDPDRPLEVLLDVNTGDPRTGVTPGPEVLELAKSVWESPGLSLRGIYTHDGQSYDVEGWEEVIEVNRNSQQTVIDLAKTIRDNGISCEEVSVGSTPSLLLGEILPGVTEIRPGTYIFMDADQANVLGSYDRCALSVFATVISRPTEDRVVLDAGTKALTYYVQDKGICRTPGHGVLKRYPSIHLNRKSDEHSSFDIPSDMDVDFKIGERLEIIPNHACPTVNLYDFIYGVKGGEVVAMWPVSCRGCSR, encoded by the coding sequence ATGAGAAATTTCTCCATAGCCGATACACCTTCACTGATGGTTGATATCGAGGTCCTGGAGAATAATCTAGAGGATATGCAGAGAAAGGCCGATTCCTTCGGCGTCAAGTTGAGACCTCATGTCAAGACTCATAGATCTGTAGATCTGGCAAAGATGCAGATCGAAAGAGGAGCTTCGGGGATAACTGTGGCGAAGCTGACTGAGGCGGGTGTCATGGCAGAAGGAGGCATAGACGATATCTTCGTGGCCAACGAAATAGTGGGGGATATCAAGCTGGAGCGACTGGCCGAAATTCGGAGAAATGTCCGTAGGATAGCCGTGGCGGTGGATCACAGGGATCATATATCGATCCTGAACGGAAGGTTCGACGATCCCGACCGTCCATTGGAGGTCCTGTTGGACGTAAATACGGGCGACCCCAGAACGGGGGTGACTCCAGGTCCTGAGGTCTTGGAGTTGGCGAAATCCGTGTGGGAGAGCCCCGGTCTTTCCCTCAGGGGCATATATACTCACGACGGTCAGAGTTACGACGTGGAAGGATGGGAAGAGGTAATAGAGGTCAACCGGAATAGTCAGCAGACCGTGATCGATCTGGCCAAGACCATCAGGGATAATGGGATCTCCTGCGAGGAGGTCAGCGTCGGATCCACTCCCTCGTTGCTGTTGGGGGAGATATTGCCCGGGGTTACGGAGATAAGGCCCGGAACCTATATATTTATGGACGCCGATCAGGCCAACGTGTTGGGATCCTACGATCGTTGCGCTCTCTCGGTCTTCGCCACTGTGATAAGTCGTCCAACCGAGGATAGGGTCGTCCTGGATGCGGGTACGAAGGCCCTGACCTATTATGTCCAAGATAAGGGAATATGCAGGACCCCGGGACATGGGGTGTTGAAGAGGTATCCATCGATCCACCTGAACAGGAAGTCGGACGAACACAGCTCATTCGATATACCCTCCGATATGGACGTAGATTTCAAGATAGGGGAGAGATTGGAGATAATACCTAACCACGCCTGTCCCACTGTCAATCTCTACGATTTCATCTACGGTGTCAAGGGTGGTGAGGTCGTTGCCATGTGGCCGGTTTCTTGCAGGGGGTGTTCCAGATGA
- a CDS encoding DUF72 domain-containing protein, with protein MREVRIGTCSWADRQLLSSGWYPSEAKDGERRLGFYSSRFNTVEVDSTFYAIPDITDVYRWASWTPPDFLFGIKAYGLFTFHSVQWSALPRWVRDEVGDRDSRVDFKRVPRSVRLELWRQFSDSIMPLHKIGKLGYVLFQIPPWAVFSERMIRYLDRVVEEAHPFRIAFEVRNGTWLSGDNKAVFLDRLRAHDVAYVVVDEPQLSWTVPPEVNVTASWGSVVRFHGRNECAWERRGTSVGERFRYLYSQKELKPWRQRIGEISSGVDRTFVMFNNCWSDYSVRSAASMQAVMGLSHPSGLQAELDL; from the coding sequence ATGAGGGAGGTCCGGATCGGTACCTGTTCGTGGGCGGACAGACAGCTTCTATCCAGCGGTTGGTATCCCTCTGAGGCCAAAGACGGTGAGAGACGGTTGGGATTCTACTCCTCTCGTTTCAACACAGTGGAGGTAGACAGCACCTTTTATGCCATACCGGACATAACCGATGTGTATCGATGGGCGTCCTGGACTCCTCCTGACTTTCTGTTCGGAATAAAGGCCTACGGGCTTTTCACCTTTCACTCGGTCCAATGGAGCGCCCTGCCCAGATGGGTGAGGGACGAGGTCGGAGACAGAGACAGTCGGGTGGATTTTAAAAGGGTTCCCAGATCGGTACGTCTTGAGCTGTGGCGCCAGTTCTCCGATTCCATAATGCCGCTTCACAAGATAGGCAAGTTGGGATACGTCTTGTTTCAGATTCCGCCTTGGGCGGTCTTTTCGGAAAGGATGATACGTTATCTGGACCGGGTCGTGGAGGAGGCTCACCCCTTCAGGATAGCCTTTGAGGTTCGAAACGGTACTTGGCTTTCCGGTGACAACAAGGCGGTTTTCCTCGATCGTCTGAGAGCTCACGATGTTGCCTACGTAGTGGTGGACGAACCTCAGCTTTCATGGACGGTGCCTCCTGAGGTTAACGTAACGGCTTCCTGGGGATCGGTAGTGAGATTCCATGGCAGAAACGAGTGTGCTTGGGAGCGAAGGGGTACCTCGGTTGGAGAGAGGTTTCGATATCTCTACTCTCAAAAAGAGCTCAAACCGTGGCGCCAGAGGATAGGCGAGATATCCTCCGGTGTGGACAGGACCTTCGTGATGTTCAACAACTGCTGGTCCGACTACTCCGTTCGCAGCGCCGCCTCCATGCAGGCGGTCATGGGGTTGTCCCACCCCTCCGGCTTACAGGCTGAGCTGGACCTATAG
- a CDS encoding ATP-binding protein: MERRERRFAAETGSLEDIRAFVLPCLADIPTKRKMHVELALEETVVNICSYAYEVPPGELLVRVSDDGDRYFLEFEDRGVPFDPLSSGEPDVSASMEERGQGGLGILLIRRVMDEVHYSREGGLNRLRLVVKKR; encoded by the coding sequence ATGGAACGGCGAGAGCGTCGTTTTGCCGCTGAGACTGGCAGTTTGGAGGACATAAGGGCCTTCGTCCTGCCCTGTCTTGCCGATATACCTACGAAGCGAAAAATGCACGTAGAGCTGGCGTTGGAGGAGACGGTCGTCAACATCTGTTCCTATGCTTACGAGGTCCCGCCGGGGGAGCTTCTTGTCAGGGTATCGGACGACGGAGACCGTTATTTTCTGGAGTTCGAGGATAGAGGGGTTCCCTTCGATCCCCTCTCTTCCGGCGAGCCAGACGTGAGTGCCTCTATGGAGGAAAGGGGACAGGGAGGTCTTGGCATTCTGTTGATCCGCAGGGTTATGGACGAGGTTCACTACAGTAGGGAAGGCGGGCTCAACCGACTCAGATTGGTAGTGAAAAAGAGATGA
- the typA gene encoding translational GTPase TypA, whose protein sequence is MHVVEKIRNVAIIAHIDHGKTTLIDSIFRATRVFRENARIEERVMDSGELERERGITITSKHCTVEWNDYLINIVDTPGHADFSGEVERVLSMVDSVLLLVDANEGPMPQTRYVLSRALSLGLNPIVVINKVDRPRAVPDQALDKTIDLFIELGADEHQLEFPVLYGSGLDGWLVKDLEDERVGMNPLFETIVESVKAPEAKLDEPFRMQISTLGWNDYVGQIGCGKITSGAIKQGEPFLQTKTKWRHPSETSEGWDVLGSSQEKASHIWVTRGLDRIEVEQACAGDIVWITGPKGIDIGDTFASPASKQPPFPPLMIEEPTVSMFFLVNNGPFAGRDGSPLTLRQLKARLERETHSNVALRVEDLGRPDGLKVSGRGELQLAILIEEMIREGSELCVSRPEVITKKDDLGHRLEPLEQLVIEVPESYQGVVIEKLAQRKADLTDMAVLDTGVVKMTFDIPTRGLIGYRGEFLTDTRGLGIMASRFVGYGHWKGDITSRNRGSMVSMDTGPATGYQLENLQERGTLFIAPGTEVYNGQVVGENSRPGDIPCNPTKKKQTSNHRSATKDMGIKLDVPRSVTLDKALEWIGDDELVEATPKEIRIRKAILDMNERKKASKKTA, encoded by the coding sequence GTGCACGTGGTAGAAAAAATACGTAATGTAGCGATAATAGCCCATATCGATCACGGAAAGACCACGTTGATCGATTCGATATTCCGAGCCACCAGGGTCTTCCGTGAAAACGCCAGGATCGAGGAAAGGGTTATGGACAGCGGAGAGCTGGAGAGAGAAAGAGGCATAACCATCACCTCGAAACACTGTACCGTCGAATGGAACGACTATCTTATCAACATCGTGGATACCCCGGGACACGCCGATTTTTCAGGCGAGGTAGAGAGGGTCCTTTCCATGGTAGACTCGGTCCTTCTATTGGTGGACGCCAACGAGGGCCCCATGCCACAGACCCGTTACGTCCTCTCGAGAGCTTTAAGTCTGGGCTTGAACCCTATCGTGGTCATAAACAAAGTCGACCGCCCCAGAGCTGTCCCCGACCAGGCGCTCGATAAGACCATCGACCTGTTCATCGAGCTGGGAGCGGACGAGCATCAGCTAGAGTTCCCCGTACTGTACGGATCCGGGCTGGACGGTTGGCTGGTGAAGGACTTGGAGGACGAGAGGGTCGGTATGAACCCCCTCTTCGAGACCATAGTGGAAAGCGTCAAGGCTCCGGAGGCCAAGCTTGACGAGCCTTTTCGAATGCAGATAAGCACTCTAGGCTGGAACGACTACGTAGGCCAGATAGGATGCGGAAAGATAACCTCGGGAGCCATAAAACAGGGCGAGCCGTTCCTACAGACCAAGACAAAATGGAGGCACCCGTCCGAGACCTCCGAGGGCTGGGACGTGTTGGGATCCTCCCAGGAAAAGGCGTCCCATATATGGGTTACGAGGGGACTCGACAGGATAGAGGTCGAACAGGCCTGTGCGGGAGATATAGTATGGATAACGGGACCCAAGGGCATCGATATAGGAGACACCTTCGCCTCTCCTGCCTCGAAGCAGCCTCCCTTTCCTCCCTTGATGATAGAGGAACCCACAGTATCCATGTTCTTCCTGGTCAACAACGGCCCCTTCGCCGGAAGGGACGGGTCGCCTCTGACCTTGAGACAGCTCAAGGCTAGACTTGAGAGGGAGACCCACAGCAACGTGGCCCTCAGGGTCGAGGACCTGGGAAGACCGGACGGACTAAAGGTATCCGGCAGAGGCGAGTTGCAACTGGCCATACTGATAGAGGAGATGATCCGGGAAGGATCGGAGCTCTGCGTGTCCAGACCGGAGGTTATAACAAAAAAGGACGACCTGGGACACAGGCTGGAGCCGCTGGAACAGCTGGTGATAGAGGTTCCCGAATCCTACCAGGGAGTCGTCATAGAGAAACTGGCCCAGAGAAAGGCCGATCTGACCGACATGGCCGTTTTGGACACAGGAGTCGTCAAGATGACATTCGACATCCCCACCAGAGGGCTGATCGGCTATAGGGGCGAGTTCCTCACCGACACCAGAGGCCTTGGGATAATGGCCTCCAGGTTCGTGGGATACGGTCACTGGAAGGGAGACATCACCTCCAGGAACAGAGGATCCATGGTCAGCATGGATACCGGCCCTGCGACAGGATACCAACTTGAAAACCTCCAGGAAAGGGGAACTCTATTCATCGCACCAGGAACGGAAGTCTACAATGGACAGGTCGTAGGGGAGAACTCCAGACCGGGAGACATACCGTGCAACCCGACTAAGAAAAAACAGACCTCCAACCACCGTTCGGCCACCAAGGACATGGGCATAAAACTCGACGTACCCAGATCGGTCACCTTGGACAAGGCCCTCGAATGGATCGGAGACGACGAGCTGGTGGAGGCTACGCCGAAGGAAATTCGAATAAGAAAGGCCATCCTCGACATGAACGAGAGGAAAAAAGCATCCAAAAAAACGGCTTAA
- a CDS encoding STAS domain-containing protein, whose protein sequence is MKVDCVDVPKGKVVAVSGRLDTLTAPGFESSVLALLGDGIGAMVVDLSELEYISSAGLRSILAVAKKASTDGTTVSLCGMKGVVEEVFSISGFDSFLPVYPTRDEALEAM, encoded by the coding sequence ATGAAGGTCGATTGCGTGGATGTCCCGAAGGGAAAGGTGGTAGCTGTATCGGGAAGGTTGGATACCCTTACCGCACCCGGTTTCGAGAGCTCCGTCTTAGCTCTTTTGGGCGACGGCATCGGGGCCATGGTAGTAGACCTGTCGGAGTTGGAGTATATCAGCAGTGCTGGACTTCGTAGCATACTTGCTGTAGCTAAAAAAGCCTCGACGGATGGGACCACCGTGTCCCTCTGCGGCATGAAGGGCGTGGTCGAGGAGGTCTTCTCTATCTCCGGTTTCGATAGTTTCCTGCCGGTATATCCAACCAGAGACGAAGCTTTAGAGGCCATGTGA
- a CDS encoding DUF523 domain-containing protein, protein MIVVSSCLLGIPCRYDGTGFRRPDIMEILEGRDVLPLCPEQLGGLSTPRTPCEIVNGMVVGKDGIDHTGSFRRGAALALEEMSNFDVSVALLKEKSPSCGSCLIYDGSFSGRVIKGTGVFASSLIDMGVPVFSEEDLEGFISFLM, encoded by the coding sequence ATGATAGTCGTCAGTTCCTGCCTTTTGGGTATACCCTGCAGATACGACGGAACTGGGTTTCGTCGTCCCGACATAATGGAAATTCTGGAGGGTAGGGATGTACTGCCTCTCTGCCCTGAACAGCTAGGGGGGCTTTCCACTCCCAGGACGCCCTGCGAGATAGTAAACGGGATGGTGGTGGGTAAGGACGGTATCGATCATACCGGTTCTTTTCGTCGGGGAGCTGCATTAGCTCTCGAGGAAATGTCGAATTTCGACGTCTCCGTGGCCTTGCTCAAGGAAAAGAGCCCTTCCTGCGGGTCCTGTCTGATCTACGACGGTTCTTTTTCCGGTAGGGTAATAAAGGGGACAGGAGTCTTCGCTTCCTCCCTGATCGATATGGGAGTACCTGTATTTTCCGAGGAGGACCTGGAGGGGTTCATATCGTTCTTGATGTAG